The following coding sequences lie in one Haloterrigena sp. KLK7 genomic window:
- a CDS encoding family 78 glycoside hydrolase catalytic domain, with the protein MSGNQPVDLRTEYASNPIGIDASTPDLRWRVDTDRRGARQTAFRVLVASTPDRLEDGEGDLWDTGKRSSDRPAVTYDGESLESGTEYHWAVRVWDESDEPSAWSDPARWETGPLEPADWEAAWIRRPGDGAFERGRFTYLRREFSLEGEIERARAYVSASHQYELSVNGDVIDWGQSASYPDYQYYRTIDLTDALETGENAIGALCNWSGAGQGRPAAEPGFVCQLEVTFADGTERTVVTDGSWRVREAEWREDAPLRNDEIAEPVEIVDGRRAPLGWSEPGFDAGAWDPATVVGTHPTEPWERLVAQQSEVVRSPIEPVSMDRLEDGTYVVDFGRVYAGLPEVHFADGTDGHRVALRAGYRLADDGSVDETEGTQWTDMRYEYVQRGGEETFRPFNYLGVRYLQIDDPGEELEPEQVRLLATRNAVPDERAATFESGDETVDAVFDLARHSALYGCQGQFVDTPTREKGQFLMDGFNVSRTTTRAFAERTLSRQAIDEFCRSHYRYWAGEGRLNAVYPNGDGKRDIPDFTVSFPEWVWRYYRTTGDRATLERAYPVITAIAAYVERHVDGDTGLVANLSGGEGGPYEEGIVDWPPEMRYGYDRDWPVRTTVNVLCTSALGRAADVAAALDRPDRERAHYRDRQRALEAAIDDRLRQGDRYVDGRDATDASDSASQHANALPLAFDLVPDARVDAVAERVAEQGMSMGPMMVPWLLEALETAGRPDAVVDLLTNAEDDGWANILERGGTFTWETWHCRDSSLPDDQRHNRSESHAMGATVLVYILRTLLGVRPDGVAGDRVEIRPPEAGLESASGRIPTERGTVEVSWSREADGDREDGASFRLEATIPWNASATVALPIGERDAVATVNGEPVRDSEGAATLPDGVSAVREGDRLEIDVESGTYRFTFGDSADVPR; encoded by the coding sequence ATGTCAGGGAACCAGCCAGTAGACCTGCGAACCGAGTACGCGTCGAATCCGATCGGGATCGACGCTTCGACGCCCGACCTGCGCTGGCGGGTCGACACGGATCGCCGCGGGGCGCGCCAGACCGCGTTCCGAGTGCTCGTCGCGTCGACGCCGGACCGCCTCGAGGACGGTGAAGGGGACCTCTGGGACACCGGAAAGCGGTCGTCGGACCGTCCGGCGGTGACCTACGACGGCGAGTCGCTCGAGTCCGGAACCGAATACCACTGGGCGGTTCGCGTGTGGGACGAGTCCGACGAGCCGAGCGCGTGGAGCGATCCAGCCCGGTGGGAGACGGGACCGCTCGAGCCCGCCGACTGGGAGGCCGCCTGGATCCGTCGCCCGGGAGACGGCGCGTTCGAGCGCGGCCGATTCACCTATCTGCGTCGCGAGTTCTCCCTCGAGGGGGAAATCGAGCGAGCCCGAGCGTACGTCTCCGCCAGTCATCAGTACGAACTCTCGGTCAACGGCGACGTGATCGACTGGGGCCAGTCGGCGTCCTACCCGGACTATCAGTACTACAGGACCATCGATCTCACAGACGCCCTCGAAACGGGCGAGAACGCGATCGGCGCGCTGTGCAACTGGAGCGGCGCCGGACAGGGACGGCCCGCCGCCGAACCCGGCTTCGTCTGCCAGCTCGAGGTGACGTTCGCCGACGGGACCGAGCGCACCGTCGTCACCGACGGGTCGTGGCGCGTCCGCGAGGCCGAGTGGCGAGAGGACGCGCCGCTGCGAAACGACGAGATCGCGGAGCCGGTCGAGATCGTCGACGGTCGGCGGGCCCCGCTCGGCTGGAGCGAGCCGGGATTCGACGCGGGAGCGTGGGACCCCGCGACCGTCGTCGGCACCCATCCCACGGAGCCGTGGGAACGGCTCGTCGCCCAGCAATCCGAAGTCGTTCGGTCGCCGATCGAGCCCGTCTCGATGGACCGACTCGAGGACGGGACGTACGTGGTCGACTTCGGGCGGGTCTACGCCGGACTCCCTGAGGTGCACTTCGCGGACGGAACCGACGGACACCGGGTCGCGCTCAGGGCGGGCTACCGGCTCGCGGACGACGGCTCGGTCGACGAGACGGAGGGGACCCAGTGGACGGACATGCGCTACGAGTACGTCCAGCGAGGCGGCGAGGAGACGTTCCGTCCGTTCAACTACCTCGGCGTCCGCTACCTGCAGATCGACGATCCGGGCGAGGAACTCGAGCCCGAACAGGTGCGGCTGCTGGCGACGCGCAACGCCGTCCCCGACGAGCGGGCGGCGACGTTCGAGTCCGGCGACGAGACGGTCGACGCGGTCTTCGACCTCGCGCGCCACTCGGCGCTGTACGGCTGTCAGGGGCAGTTCGTCGACACGCCGACCCGCGAGAAAGGCCAGTTCCTGATGGACGGCTTCAACGTTTCGCGGACGACGACTCGAGCGTTCGCGGAGCGCACGCTGAGCCGCCAGGCGATCGACGAGTTCTGCCGCTCGCACTACCGGTACTGGGCCGGCGAGGGCCGGCTGAACGCCGTCTACCCGAACGGCGACGGCAAGCGCGACATCCCCGATTTCACGGTCTCGTTCCCCGAGTGGGTCTGGCGGTACTACCGCACGACCGGCGACCGGGCGACGCTCGAGCGCGCCTATCCGGTCATCACGGCGATCGCGGCGTACGTCGAGCGCCACGTCGACGGCGATACCGGGCTCGTCGCGAACCTCTCGGGCGGCGAGGGCGGCCCCTACGAGGAGGGGATCGTCGACTGGCCGCCCGAGATGCGCTACGGCTACGACCGCGACTGGCCCGTCAGGACCACGGTCAACGTCCTCTGTACGAGCGCGCTCGGACGGGCGGCCGACGTCGCGGCCGCGCTCGACCGTCCGGACCGCGAGCGAGCGCACTACCGCGACCGACAGCGCGCGCTCGAGGCGGCGATCGACGATCGTCTCCGGCAGGGCGACCGCTACGTCGACGGCCGCGACGCGACCGACGCGAGCGACTCCGCGTCCCAGCACGCCAACGCACTGCCGCTGGCGTTCGATCTCGTTCCCGACGCGCGCGTCGACGCCGTCGCCGAGCGCGTGGCCGAGCAGGGGATGTCGATGGGGCCGATGATGGTGCCGTGGCTGCTCGAGGCCCTCGAGACCGCCGGTCGCCCCGACGCCGTCGTCGACCTGCTGACGAACGCCGAGGACGACGGCTGGGCGAACATCCTCGAGCGGGGCGGCACGTTCACCTGGGAGACCTGGCACTGCCGCGACTCCTCGCTGCCGGACGACCAGCGGCACAACCGCAGCGAGTCCCACGCCATGGGCGCGACGGTGCTGGTGTACATCCTCCGGACGCTCCTGGGCGTGCGCCCCGACGGCGTCGCGGGCGACCGCGTCGAGATCCGTCCGCCCGAGGCGGGACTCGAGTCGGCGTCCGGTCGGATCCCGACCGAGCGGGGCACCGTCGAGGTCTCGTGGAGTCGCGAAGCGGACGGGGACCGCGAGGACGGCGCGTCGTTCCGACTCGAGGCGACGATCCCGTGGAACGCGTCGGCGACGGTCGCCCTCCCGATAGGGGAGCGAGACGCCGTCGCGACGGTGAACGGTGAGCCGGTTCGGGACAGTGAGGGAGCGGCGACGCTCCCCGACGGCGTCTCGGCCGTTCGGGAGGGCGATCGGCTCGAGATCGACGTCGAATCGGGGACCTATCGGTTCACTTTCGGTGACTCCGCGGACGTGCCGCGGTAG
- a CDS encoding RICIN domain-containing protein, whose protein sequence is MVRDTESQGSGNASAHESGLTFDRRTILGLLGVGGLAAAYGSGTARADGGRSVTGGGESGPTRKWNQDIDAQGHDLSNLGSLEVDNVYTAARNADVIVWKDDDGVFHADGTDGHVASGEDVIDVTQAAVDSLTDGRDWKETVAVVSPSTVGPVDGSGDVPTYEGSSDIRGIELPSYTVLDMPATMRVEDEGDQALVVPVTAYDAEHIEIPNFRVVGNPRFGMFLRSVRNLRLGNVNVEMTGDSPRGGIGVRIDGFAHGRGEDTVRCTDIQVDSVYVENSGGHAFETYAVDRIQVGQVIANGVESGCGVLLNETTDATVGSVVGREIDPGGGYAGFRVANGTHDVTCDQVVVRGGARGIFGVSGSHNVTIGEANVSEMDVTGIFIEDNQNFTVEGGVVKNCAAEAVRIHSRSDYQHDPTNGVTISNLRTYDDRPEEDREQSYGIYVSGGQTSNVRIIDCDVRGGGTERNIRVDADDTILRGNHGGGLAKGTVTLESGADPAATVAGVSPFGYQQPSLRADPVEAAGATFAYDHYFLWNADTGEWDLHFEWKRDPGQNVDVQYVVDNPRANLGTHESMAGGGELTELEAGTYRLTSALNGDEIVMSVDGDLADGANVYNDTWGEANGQVWDVTELEDGVFRISPVDADGLALETADGGTDTGTNLELGAWEDADHQKFEANPVAPDRYTLEPTHADDLAIDVWEVDPEPGADLRHWNVTNGSNQLWKFQDPEDG, encoded by the coding sequence GTGGTACGAGATACCGAATCACAGGGAAGTGGCAACGCGAGCGCACACGAATCCGGTCTGACGTTCGATCGACGGACGATCCTCGGTCTGTTGGGTGTCGGCGGTCTCGCCGCAGCGTACGGAAGTGGGACGGCGCGAGCCGACGGCGGCCGATCCGTCACAGGAGGGGGTGAGTCAGGTCCGACACGCAAGTGGAACCAGGACATCGACGCGCAGGGACACGACCTCTCGAATCTGGGGTCACTCGAGGTCGATAACGTCTACACCGCGGCGCGGAACGCGGACGTGATCGTCTGGAAGGACGACGACGGCGTCTTCCACGCCGACGGAACCGATGGACACGTCGCGAGCGGCGAGGACGTGATCGACGTCACGCAGGCGGCGGTCGACAGCCTGACCGACGGTCGCGACTGGAAGGAGACGGTCGCGGTGGTCTCGCCGAGTACCGTTGGGCCGGTCGACGGAAGCGGCGACGTGCCGACCTACGAGGGCTCGAGCGACATCAGGGGGATCGAACTGCCGAGCTACACCGTGCTGGATATGCCCGCGACGATGCGCGTCGAAGACGAGGGCGATCAGGCGCTCGTCGTTCCGGTCACGGCCTACGACGCCGAACACATCGAGATTCCGAACTTCAGAGTGGTCGGGAACCCCCGGTTCGGGATGTTCCTCCGGAGCGTTCGGAACCTCCGACTCGGGAACGTGAACGTCGAGATGACCGGCGACAGCCCCCGTGGCGGCATCGGCGTCCGCATCGACGGCTTCGCTCACGGTCGCGGCGAGGACACGGTTCGCTGTACGGATATCCAGGTCGACTCGGTCTACGTCGAGAACTCGGGCGGCCACGCATTCGAGACGTACGCGGTCGATCGCATCCAGGTCGGACAGGTAATCGCGAACGGCGTCGAGTCGGGCTGTGGCGTCCTGCTCAACGAGACCACCGACGCGACGGTCGGCTCCGTCGTCGGGAGGGAGATCGATCCCGGCGGGGGCTACGCCGGCTTCCGCGTGGCCAACGGCACCCACGACGTCACCTGCGATCAGGTGGTCGTCCGCGGCGGCGCCCGCGGGATCTTCGGCGTCTCCGGGTCGCACAACGTCACCATCGGCGAGGCGAACGTCTCGGAGATGGACGTCACCGGGATCTTCATCGAGGACAACCAGAACTTCACGGTCGAGGGCGGCGTCGTCAAGAACTGCGCCGCGGAGGCCGTGCGGATCCACTCGCGGTCGGACTACCAGCACGATCCCACGAACGGCGTGACGATCTCGAACCTCCGAACCTACGACGATCGGCCGGAGGAAGACCGCGAACAGAGTTACGGCATCTACGTCTCCGGCGGACAGACCTCGAACGTGCGGATCATCGACTGTGACGTGCGCGGCGGCGGCACCGAACGGAACATCCGCGTCGACGCCGACGACACGATCCTCCGGGGCAACCACGGCGGCGGGCTCGCGAAGGGGACCGTTACTCTCGAGTCCGGGGCCGACCCCGCCGCGACCGTCGCGGGCGTCAGTCCGTTCGGCTACCAGCAGCCGTCGCTGCGGGCCGATCCCGTCGAGGCCGCGGGCGCGACGTTCGCGTACGATCACTACTTCCTCTGGAACGCCGACACGGGAGAATGGGATCTCCACTTCGAGTGGAAGCGCGACCCCGGCCAGAACGTGGACGTCCAGTACGTCGTCGACAATCCGCGGGCGAACCTCGGTACCCACGAGTCGATGGCCGGCGGGGGAGAGCTCACGGAACTCGAGGCGGGGACCTACCGACTCACCTCGGCGCTCAACGGCGACGAGATCGTGATGAGCGTCGACGGCGACCTCGCCGACGGCGCGAACGTCTACAACGACACCTGGGGCGAGGCGAACGGCCAGGTGTGGGACGTCACTGAACTCGAGGACGGCGTCTTCCGCATCAGCCCGGTCGACGCCGACGGGCTCGCGCTCGAGACGGCCGACGGCGGGACTGACACCGGCACGAACCTCGAACTGGGCGCGTGGGAGGACGCCGACCACCAGAAGTTCGAGGCGAATCCGGTCGCACCCGACCGATACACGCTCGAGCCGACCCACGCGGACGATCTCGCGATCGACGTCTGGGAGGTCGACCCCGAACCGGGCGCCGACCTGCGCCACTGGAACGTGACGAACGGCAGCAACCAGCTCTGGAAGTTCCAGGATCCCGAGGACGGGTAG
- a CDS encoding oligogalacturonate lyase family protein — MADELRQGPNAGRTLPAERDRYADPETGAQVTRLTSDPDADSRHLYFTEPGWYDDGRRLLVRSDRDGTQQLYSIALESGEITQLTDLPAEISGVTRVATEPTALCWCADRLVALDLESLAVTPLYELPDGYTGSIAAGTADGARAVVALSEELDLEGRSNDREQWIADRMRAGPHSRVISVPLSGGEPTVHVEEDRWLNHVNASPTRPELVTYCEEGTWEDVDRIRALNLETDETWLVRPTDDDEAVGHEYWLADGETIGYHGWRGGRDDPEAFFGHVRYDGADCREWPAPDIYTHFHGNTRKLVVGDGTYRSAPFDLLWEWDDDADEYRTPRKLAAHGWSGDDDVHPHSRLSPDGNRVVFDSSRGGTGSDVYLVEIPDDRDELPAFEGVAE, encoded by the coding sequence ATGGCAGACGAATTACGACAGGGGCCGAACGCCGGTCGAACGCTACCCGCGGAGCGCGACCGATACGCGGATCCGGAGACCGGCGCGCAGGTTACGCGGTTGACGAGCGATCCGGACGCCGACAGCCGACACCTGTACTTCACCGAACCGGGGTGGTACGACGACGGCCGCCGGCTGCTCGTTCGCTCGGATCGAGACGGAACGCAGCAGCTCTACTCGATTGCTCTCGAATCCGGCGAGATCACACAGTTGACCGATCTCCCGGCCGAGATCAGTGGCGTCACCCGCGTCGCGACCGAACCGACGGCGCTGTGCTGGTGTGCCGATCGGCTCGTCGCGCTCGACCTCGAGTCGCTCGCGGTGACACCGCTGTACGAGCTCCCCGACGGCTATACCGGAAGCATCGCTGCGGGAACGGCCGACGGAGCGCGAGCCGTCGTCGCGCTCTCGGAGGAACTCGACCTCGAAGGGCGGTCGAACGATCGCGAACAGTGGATCGCCGACCGAATGCGCGCCGGCCCGCACTCGAGGGTGATCTCGGTCCCGCTCTCCGGCGGCGAGCCGACCGTTCACGTCGAGGAGGACCGGTGGCTCAACCACGTCAACGCGTCGCCGACCCGGCCCGAACTCGTCACGTACTGCGAAGAGGGCACGTGGGAGGACGTCGACCGAATCCGGGCGCTGAACCTCGAGACGGACGAGACGTGGCTCGTCCGGCCGACCGACGATGACGAGGCCGTCGGCCACGAGTACTGGCTCGCCGACGGCGAGACGATCGGCTACCACGGCTGGCGGGGCGGCCGCGACGACCCCGAGGCGTTCTTCGGTCACGTTCGGTACGACGGCGCGGACTGCCGCGAGTGGCCGGCGCCGGACATCTACACGCATTTCCACGGCAATACCCGCAAACTGGTCGTCGGAGACGGTACGTACCGCAGCGCTCCCTTCGATCTTCTCTGGGAGTGGGACGACGACGCCGACGAGTACCGGACTCCACGCAAGCTGGCCGCACACGGCTGGAGCGGCGACGACGACGTTCACCCCCACTCGAGGCTGAGCCCCGACGGGAACCGCGTCGTCTTCGACAGCAGCCGGGGCGGCACCGGCAGCGACGTCTACCTCGTCGAGATTCCCGACGACCGCGACGAACTCCCGGCATTCGAGGGCGTAGCGGAGTAG
- a CDS encoding DUF2264 domain-containing protein: MNPVAGNPLRTRTDFEQAVEQLVDPLYDHASPGGARVRPMATGAHFPAVAAELEGFARPLWGLVPLSVHGTSEQWDLVRRGLVNGTDPSHDEYWGEADDYAQKHVEMAAIGLGLALTPERIWDPLSEPERERLVRWLNQINDAELHDCNWLFFRVMVNMGLRSVGADHDWEQTQASLDRLESFYQGGGWYTDGPKGDGSPVDYYLPWAMHFYGLVYAAVCGDEDPERASRFRERAAEFATEHVHWFDDEGRALPYGRSLTYRFAQAGFWGALAFADLNPLPWGVLRGLWARNIRWWLNQPIFTDGGLLSVGYRYPTLKTSEVYNSPNSPYWATKAFLPLALEPTHPFWQADEEPLPDRPETVVQSEPRKVICRDDDHLFALSLAQDSIYGPEKYGKFAYSATFGFSMAGQNVGLGEAGHDSSLALSPDGDLYKTPAPESVAATDVDGTTLKSLWTPWDDVRVETWLAPALPWHVRVHRLETSRPLHSEEGGFALDRTGDDDPTQFTNETEGATARAAYPNGTSLVTDLRGDRRPEIVPEEPNTNLMHPRTVVPTLRKQYDAGEHWLATAVRATAEGPVDFDRTPELVTADGDDRVAIETADGDRLLECTAGEISGADGTE, from the coding sequence ATGAATCCGGTCGCGGGGAACCCGCTTCGGACGCGAACCGACTTCGAACAGGCGGTCGAACAGCTCGTCGACCCGTTGTACGATCATGCCAGTCCCGGCGGCGCGCGGGTGCGACCGATGGCGACCGGCGCTCACTTTCCCGCCGTCGCCGCCGAACTCGAGGGGTTCGCACGACCGCTGTGGGGGCTCGTTCCGCTGAGCGTCCACGGGACGTCCGAGCAGTGGGACCTCGTTCGACGCGGTCTCGTCAACGGCACGGACCCGAGCCACGACGAGTACTGGGGCGAGGCGGACGACTACGCCCAGAAACACGTCGAGATGGCCGCGATCGGGCTCGGACTCGCGCTGACGCCCGAACGAATCTGGGACCCGCTCTCCGAACCGGAGCGGGAGCGACTCGTCCGCTGGCTGAACCAGATCAACGACGCCGAACTCCACGACTGCAACTGGCTGTTCTTCCGGGTCATGGTCAACATGGGGCTCCGGTCGGTCGGGGCGGACCACGACTGGGAGCAGACACAGGCGTCGCTCGATCGACTCGAGTCGTTCTATCAGGGCGGGGGCTGGTACACCGACGGTCCGAAGGGGGACGGGAGTCCGGTCGACTACTACCTGCCGTGGGCGATGCACTTCTACGGGCTCGTCTACGCCGCCGTCTGCGGCGACGAGGACCCGGAGCGGGCCAGCCGGTTTCGCGAGCGGGCCGCCGAGTTCGCGACCGAGCACGTCCACTGGTTCGACGACGAGGGACGCGCGCTCCCCTACGGACGGAGCCTCACCTACCGCTTCGCGCAGGCCGGGTTCTGGGGCGCGCTCGCCTTTGCCGATCTGAACCCGCTCCCGTGGGGCGTCCTCAGAGGGCTCTGGGCGCGGAATATCCGCTGGTGGCTGAACCAGCCGATCTTCACGGACGGCGGCCTGCTGTCGGTCGGCTACCGGTATCCGACGCTCAAAACGTCGGAGGTGTACAACTCGCCGAACTCGCCGTACTGGGCGACGAAGGCGTTCCTGCCGCTCGCGCTCGAGCCGACGCACCCGTTCTGGCAGGCCGACGAGGAACCGCTCCCCGACCGACCCGAGACGGTCGTCCAGTCCGAGCCCCGGAAGGTCATCTGTCGGGACGACGACCACCTGTTCGCGCTCTCGCTCGCCCAGGACAGCATCTACGGGCCGGAGAAGTACGGGAAGTTCGCCTACTCCGCGACCTTCGGGTTCTCCATGGCCGGGCAGAACGTGGGCCTCGGGGAGGCGGGACACGACAGCTCGCTCGCGCTCAGCCCGGACGGAGACCTGTACAAAACCCCCGCCCCCGAGTCGGTCGCCGCGACCGACGTCGACGGGACGACCCTCAAATCGCTGTGGACCCCGTGGGACGACGTCCGCGTCGAAACCTGGCTGGCGCCGGCGCTCCCCTGGCACGTCCGGGTCCACCGCCTCGAGACGTCGCGACCGCTTCACAGCGAGGAGGGCGGGTTCGCGCTCGATCGGACGGGCGACGACGACCCGACGCAGTTTACCAACGAGACCGAGGGAGCGACCGCCCGCGCCGCGTATCCGAACGGGACGAGCCTCGTCACCGACCTGCGCGGCGACCGCCGACCGGAGATCGTCCCGGAGGAACCGAACACGAACCTCATGCACCCGCGTACGGTCGTCCCGACGCTCCGAAAGCAGTACGACGCCGGTGAACACTGGCTGGCCACTGCCGTCCGAGCGACGGCCGAGGGGCCGGTCGATTTCGATCGGACGCCGGAACTCGTGACGGCCGACGGCGACGACCGCGTCGCGATCGAGACGGCCGACGGCGACCGACTCCTCGAGTGTACGGCGGGCGAGATTTCGGGGGCCGACGGGACGGAGTAG